The following coding sequences lie in one Apium graveolens cultivar Ventura chromosome 1, ASM990537v1, whole genome shotgun sequence genomic window:
- the LOC141659298 gene encoding uncharacterized protein LOC141659298, producing MPILMADICASEAAYRIFSFPIHFRSISVLRLSFHLPGERSCTFTENDSLEKVVRQEQYKHSQLEAFFILNQKDIHARQYTYDQIPQYYVWNETDRMWTMRKKGKQIGRMLYTHHSAGELWYLRLLLSNVSGPTFFQFLKTINGVSFQTFKDACKNLGLLDDDNEWHSVIKECVVSGFLKQIRQLFIHIIVNYQVSDLRKLWEQHWKHMVDDLLRKRLSMTINDPSTIYSDIQLQYFALAEIDKLLKYIGKSLSQFNQLPQLPSSYIQSGINNLVVEETSYNLDEMKSEFDKLFENCNPEQLEIFNQVLHSIQSNSGGVYFVYGSGGCRKTFIWKTLIYKLRSLGLIVLPVASSGIAATLMPGGRTAHSWFMIPIVLDDCSTCGIRHDSDIAELIKHTNLIIWDEAPMQHRYAFEYLDRSLRDIMKVVDPRRYAMPFGGITVVLGGDFRQILPVINQGSRGDIVSASITRSQLWLKSKIMLLYRNMRLSQSHDNEEIQSLKTFAELVLLIGNDQVPPPELILDYEGEDIYIPPQFCDPELKNSVENMIKWTYPEFLSQYKSAPYLSERAILTPTNQIVSHLNSVIVDTIPGPEFTYYSVDRAEDFGGTPSELSFAFPPEYLNSINIPGLPPHELKLKEGVTVMLMRNLNQTLGLCNGTRMMITRCLNQCVECEVICGAFVGTKHFIPGMKLCPTDTKLSFKLIRKQMPL from the exons ATGCCTATTTTGATGGCAGATATATGTGCATCTGAAGCTGCTTATCGGATTTTTAGTTTTCCAATACATTTCCGTTCAATTTCTGTTTTACGATTATCTTTCCACCTGCCTGGAGAGAGAAGTTGTACCTTTACCGAGAATGATTCATTGGAGAAAGTAGTAAGACAAGAGCAATATAAACATAGTCAGTTAGAGGCCTTTTTCATTCTAAATCAGAAGGACATACATGCCAGACAATATACATATGATCAGATTCCTCAATACTATGTTTGGAATGAGACGGATAGGATGTGGACCATGCGCAAAAAAGGTAAGCAGATTGGTAGAATGTTGTATACGCACCACAGTGCCGGAGAGTTATGGTACCTTCGTTTGCTTCTTTCCAATGTTAGTGGTCCTactttttttcaatttttgaaaACTATCAATGGTGTATCCTTCCAAACATTTAAGGATGCATGCAAGAATTTAGGTTTGCTTGATGATGATAACGAGTGGCATTCAGTCATCAAAGAATGTGTTGTCAGTGGCTTTCTTAAGCAGATAAGGCAGCTTTTTATACATATTATTGTCAATTATCAAGTCTCGGACTTGAGAAAGTTGTGGGAGCAGCACTGGAAGCATATGGTGGATGATTTACTCAGGAAGAGGCTTTCAATGACAATAAATGATCCATCAACTATTTACTCGGACATTCAACTACAATACTTTGCACTTGCAG AAATTGATAAGTTGCTCAAGTATATTGGTAAATCATTATCACAATTCAACCAGTTGCCACAACTTCCCTCATCCTACATCCAAAGTGGGATAAATAATTTGGTTGTTGAAGAAACAAGTTACAACCTTGATGAAATGAAATCAGAGTTTGACAAATTATTTGAAAATTGCAATCCTGAACAGCTTGAAATCTTCAACCAGGTTCTACATTCTATACAATCTAATTCTGGAGGTGTGTATTTTGTGTATGGTAGTGGTGGCTGCAGGAAGACATTTATTTGGAAAACACTCATCTATAAGTTACGTTCACTTGGTTTAATAGTCCTACCAGTTGCTTCCTCCGGGATTGCTGCCACACTTATGCCTGGTGGCCGAACAGCACATTCGTGGTTCATGATACCTATTGTACTTGACGATTGTTCCACTTGTGGTATTCGTCACGATTCTGATATAGCTGAACTTATCAAACATACCAATCTGATTATTTGGGATGAGGCGCCTATGCAGCATCGCTATGCCTTTGAATATTTAGATCGCTCGCTACGAGATATTATGAAAGTTGTTGACCCAAGAAGATATGCAATGCCTTTTGGAGGAATTACTGTTGTTTTAGGCGGTGATTTTCGACAAATTCTTCCAGTTATAAACCAGGGTTCCCGTGGAGATATAGTATCTGCAAGTATAACCAGATCCCAGTTATGGCTGAAATCAAAGATTATGCTTCTGTATCGTAACATGAGACTTAGCCAATCACATGATAATGAGGAGATTCAGAGTCTCAAAACATTTGCAGAATTGGTTCTTCTGATTGGTAATGATCAAGTACCACCTCCGGAGTTGATCTTGGATTATGAAGGGGAAGATATTTATATTCCACCACAGTTTTGTGATCCTGAGTTAAAAAATTCTGTGGAAAATATGATAAAGTGGACTTACCCTGAGTTTTTGTCGCAATACAAGTCAGCACCTTATTTAAGTGAGAGAGCTATTCTTACTCCAACCAATCAAATAGTTAGTCATCTTAATTCTGTAATAGTTGATACAATACCTGGTCCTGAATTTACCTACTATAGTGTTGACAGAGCTGAGGATTTTGGTGGTACTCCATCTGAATTAAGCTTTGCATTCCCTCCTGAGTATTTGAATTCTATTAACATACCAGGACTTCCTCCTCATGAGCTCAAATTAAAAGAAGGCGTCACTGTGATGTTAATGCGGAACTTAAACCAGACCCTAGGACTGTGCAATGGGACACGTATGATGATTACAAGATGTCTGAACCAATGTGTTGAGTGTGAGGTAATTTGTGGTGCCTTTGTTGGCACAAAGCATTTCATTCCTGGAATGAAACTATGCCCTACAGATACGAAGTTGTCGTTCAAGTTAATCAGAAAACAGATGCCTCTCTAG
- the LOC141659309 gene encoding uncharacterized protein LOC141659309 isoform X5 — protein sequence MTNKCPTAESKLSYLYSTPISKLPGKSRSTIGATPPRVPFSDMTNKCPTDESKLGYLYSTPILKLSGISTSSVVETPPRVPLSDMTNKCPTPKSKLGVPPFRATLADKTQGVEFSTSTYGTRQTRFNYSHIHSSVESNNVRRFAANKRNPSDPTTSCTEADVPGMFSRIHASSEFLPSTQLFEDTNVHVDYDSIEVSTIPELQSEDSELFWDDDSKSEEMNWMADDDPQTEFVITSVPEGYSSLGPPTEFCRKCKVIMWKEERTNKNVEKGTPTFGICCGQGQIKLPSIPPTLSYLKQLYNHPNKSKTFKRNFVYIMPCLHLPPWVGR from the exons ATGACAAATAAATGTCCAACTGCTGAATCTAAGCTTA GTTACTTATATTCAACTCCTATTTCAAAGTTACCGGGAAAATCAAGATCAACGATTGGAGCGACACCTCCTAGAGTACCCTTTTCTGACATGACAAACAAATGTCCAACTGACGAATCTAAGCTTG GTTACTTATATTCAACTCCTATTTTAAAGTTGTCGGGAATATCAACATCATCGGTTGTAGAGACGCCTCCTAGAGTACCTCTTTCCGACATGACAAATAAATGTCCAACTCCAAAATCTAAGCTTG GCGTTCCTCCTTTTCGTGCGACTTTGGCTGACAAAACACAAG GTGTTGAATTTTCAACCTCTACTTATGGTACCAGGCAGACACGTTTTAACTACTCCCATATACACTCGAGTGTTGAGTCTAATAATGTTCGTCGCTTTGCCGCTAATAAGAGAAATCCGTCCGATCCTACAACAAGTTGTACAGAAG CAGATGTACCAGGAATGTTTTCCAGGATTCATGCATCTTCTGAGTTCCTTCCATCCACCCAGCTATTTGAAGATACCAATGTACATGTGGATTATGATTCTATAG AAGTGTCGACCATACCTGAGCTGCAGTCAGAGGATAGTGAGTTATTTTGGGATGATG ACTCTAAGAGTGAGGAAATGAATTGGATGGCTGATGACGACCCACAAACTGAATTTGTTATTACTTCTG TTCCCGAGGGGTATTCTTCTTTGGGTCCTCCGACTGAATTTTGTAGGAAATGCAAAGTTATCATGTGGAAGGAGGAGAGGACAAACAAGAATGTTGAGAAAGGGACACCTACTTTTGGTATTTGCTGCGGTCAAGGTCAGATAAAGCTTCCTTCTATACCTCCTACTCTGTCTTACCTAAAGCAGTTGTATAATCATCCCAACAAGAGTAAAACATTCAAAAGGAATTTCGTCTATATAATGCCATGTTTGCATTTACCTCCATGGGTGGGAAGGTAG
- the LOC141659309 gene encoding uncharacterized protein LOC141659309 isoform X2 — MKEVTYNHLLLKNFPTLQYDGGVGNQNHMSITNSQCTHGRCPVSFSKSCLECDKLETPNVSNVTHTNVKAATSNTLGYLYSTPISKLPGKSRSTIGATPPRVPFSDMTNKCPTDESKLGYLYSTPILKLSGISTSSVVETPPRVPLSDMTNKCPTPKSKLGVPPFRATLADKTQGVEFSTSTYGTRQTRFNYSHIHSSVESNNVRRFAANKRNPSDPTTSCTEDVPGMFSRIHASSEFLPSTQLFEDTNVHVDYDSIEVSTIPELQSEDSELFWDDDSKSEEMNWMADDDPQTEFVITSVPEGYSSLGPPTEFCRKCKVIMWKEERTNKNVEKGTPTFGICCGQGQIKLPSIPPTLSYLKQLYNHPNKSKTFKRNFVYIMPCLHLPPWVGR; from the exons ATGAAAGAG GTCACTTACAACCATTTGCTATTAAAGAATTTTCCAACACTTCAATATGATGGAG GTGTTGGTAATCAGAACCATATGTCCATAACAAATTCTCAATGTACTCATGGAAGATGCCCTGTTTCTTTTTCAAAATCTTGCCTCGAGTGTGACAAATTGGAGACTCCGAATGTTAGTAATGTAACACATACCAATGTCAAAGCAGCTACATCAAATACTCTAG GTTACTTATATTCAACTCCTATTTCAAAGTTACCGGGAAAATCAAGATCAACGATTGGAGCGACACCTCCTAGAGTACCCTTTTCTGACATGACAAACAAATGTCCAACTGACGAATCTAAGCTTG GTTACTTATATTCAACTCCTATTTTAAAGTTGTCGGGAATATCAACATCATCGGTTGTAGAGACGCCTCCTAGAGTACCTCTTTCCGACATGACAAATAAATGTCCAACTCCAAAATCTAAGCTTG GCGTTCCTCCTTTTCGTGCGACTTTGGCTGACAAAACACAAG GTGTTGAATTTTCAACCTCTACTTATGGTACCAGGCAGACACGTTTTAACTACTCCCATATACACTCGAGTGTTGAGTCTAATAATGTTCGTCGCTTTGCCGCTAATAAGAGAAATCCGTCCGATCCTACAACAAGTTGTACAGAAG ATGTACCAGGAATGTTTTCCAGGATTCATGCATCTTCTGAGTTCCTTCCATCCACCCAGCTATTTGAAGATACCAATGTACATGTGGATTATGATTCTATAG AAGTGTCGACCATACCTGAGCTGCAGTCAGAGGATAGTGAGTTATTTTGGGATGATG ACTCTAAGAGTGAGGAAATGAATTGGATGGCTGATGACGACCCACAAACTGAATTTGTTATTACTTCTG TTCCCGAGGGGTATTCTTCTTTGGGTCCTCCGACTGAATTTTGTAGGAAATGCAAAGTTATCATGTGGAAGGAGGAGAGGACAAACAAGAATGTTGAGAAAGGGACACCTACTTTTGGTATTTGCTGCGGTCAAGGTCAGATAAAGCTTCCTTCTATACCTCCTACTCTGTCTTACCTAAAGCAGTTGTATAATCATCCCAACAAGAGTAAAACATTCAAAAGGAATTTCGTCTATATAATGCCATGTTTGCATTTACCTCCATGGGTGGGAAGGTAG
- the LOC141659309 gene encoding uncharacterized protein LOC141659309 isoform X3, translating into MSITNSQCTHGRCPVSFSKSCLECDKLETPNVSNVTHTNVKAATSNTLGYLYSTPISKLPGKSRSTIGATPPRVPFSDMTNKCPTDESKLGYLYSTPILKLSGISTSSVVETPPRVPLSDMTNKCPTPKSKLGVPPFRATLADKTQGVEFSTSTYGTRQTRFNYSHIHSSVESNNVRRFAANKRNPSDPTTSCTEADVPGMFSRIHASSEFLPSTQLFEDTNVHVDYDSIEVSTIPELQSEDSELFWDDDSKSEEMNWMADDDPQTEFVITSVPEGYSSLGPPTEFCRKCKVIMWKEERTNKNVEKGTPTFGICCGQGQIKLPSIPPTLSYLKQLYNHPNKSKTFKRNFVYIMPCLHLPPWVGR; encoded by the exons ATGTCCATAACAAATTCTCAATGTACTCATGGAAGATGCCCTGTTTCTTTTTCAAAATCTTGCCTCGAGTGTGACAAATTGGAGACTCCGAATGTTAGTAATGTAACACATACCAATGTCAAAGCAGCTACATCAAATACTCTAG GTTACTTATATTCAACTCCTATTTCAAAGTTACCGGGAAAATCAAGATCAACGATTGGAGCGACACCTCCTAGAGTACCCTTTTCTGACATGACAAACAAATGTCCAACTGACGAATCTAAGCTTG GTTACTTATATTCAACTCCTATTTTAAAGTTGTCGGGAATATCAACATCATCGGTTGTAGAGACGCCTCCTAGAGTACCTCTTTCCGACATGACAAATAAATGTCCAACTCCAAAATCTAAGCTTG GCGTTCCTCCTTTTCGTGCGACTTTGGCTGACAAAACACAAG GTGTTGAATTTTCAACCTCTACTTATGGTACCAGGCAGACACGTTTTAACTACTCCCATATACACTCGAGTGTTGAGTCTAATAATGTTCGTCGCTTTGCCGCTAATAAGAGAAATCCGTCCGATCCTACAACAAGTTGTACAGAAG CAGATGTACCAGGAATGTTTTCCAGGATTCATGCATCTTCTGAGTTCCTTCCATCCACCCAGCTATTTGAAGATACCAATGTACATGTGGATTATGATTCTATAG AAGTGTCGACCATACCTGAGCTGCAGTCAGAGGATAGTGAGTTATTTTGGGATGATG ACTCTAAGAGTGAGGAAATGAATTGGATGGCTGATGACGACCCACAAACTGAATTTGTTATTACTTCTG TTCCCGAGGGGTATTCTTCTTTGGGTCCTCCGACTGAATTTTGTAGGAAATGCAAAGTTATCATGTGGAAGGAGGAGAGGACAAACAAGAATGTTGAGAAAGGGACACCTACTTTTGGTATTTGCTGCGGTCAAGGTCAGATAAAGCTTCCTTCTATACCTCCTACTCTGTCTTACCTAAAGCAGTTGTATAATCATCCCAACAAGAGTAAAACATTCAAAAGGAATTTCGTCTATATAATGCCATGTTTGCATTTACCTCCATGGGTGGGAAGGTAG
- the LOC141659309 gene encoding uncharacterized protein LOC141659309 isoform X4, with protein MKEVTYNHLLLKNFPTLQYDGGYLYSTPISKLPGKSRSTIGATPPRVPFSDMTNKCPTDESKLGYLYSTPILKLSGISTSSVVETPPRVPLSDMTNKCPTPKSKLGVPPFRATLADKTQGVEFSTSTYGTRQTRFNYSHIHSSVESNNVRRFAANKRNPSDPTTSCTEADVPGMFSRIHASSEFLPSTQLFEDTNVHVDYDSIEVSTIPELQSEDSELFWDDDSKSEEMNWMADDDPQTEFVITSVPEGYSSLGPPTEFCRKCKVIMWKEERTNKNVEKGTPTFGICCGQGQIKLPSIPPTLSYLKQLYNHPNKSKTFKRNFVYIMPCLHLPPWVGR; from the exons ATGAAAGAG GTCACTTACAACCATTTGCTATTAAAGAATTTTCCAACACTTCAATATGATGGAG GTTACTTATATTCAACTCCTATTTCAAAGTTACCGGGAAAATCAAGATCAACGATTGGAGCGACACCTCCTAGAGTACCCTTTTCTGACATGACAAACAAATGTCCAACTGACGAATCTAAGCTTG GTTACTTATATTCAACTCCTATTTTAAAGTTGTCGGGAATATCAACATCATCGGTTGTAGAGACGCCTCCTAGAGTACCTCTTTCCGACATGACAAATAAATGTCCAACTCCAAAATCTAAGCTTG GCGTTCCTCCTTTTCGTGCGACTTTGGCTGACAAAACACAAG GTGTTGAATTTTCAACCTCTACTTATGGTACCAGGCAGACACGTTTTAACTACTCCCATATACACTCGAGTGTTGAGTCTAATAATGTTCGTCGCTTTGCCGCTAATAAGAGAAATCCGTCCGATCCTACAACAAGTTGTACAGAAG CAGATGTACCAGGAATGTTTTCCAGGATTCATGCATCTTCTGAGTTCCTTCCATCCACCCAGCTATTTGAAGATACCAATGTACATGTGGATTATGATTCTATAG AAGTGTCGACCATACCTGAGCTGCAGTCAGAGGATAGTGAGTTATTTTGGGATGATG ACTCTAAGAGTGAGGAAATGAATTGGATGGCTGATGACGACCCACAAACTGAATTTGTTATTACTTCTG TTCCCGAGGGGTATTCTTCTTTGGGTCCTCCGACTGAATTTTGTAGGAAATGCAAAGTTATCATGTGGAAGGAGGAGAGGACAAACAAGAATGTTGAGAAAGGGACACCTACTTTTGGTATTTGCTGCGGTCAAGGTCAGATAAAGCTTCCTTCTATACCTCCTACTCTGTCTTACCTAAAGCAGTTGTATAATCATCCCAACAAGAGTAAAACATTCAAAAGGAATTTCGTCTATATAATGCCATGTTTGCATTTACCTCCATGGGTGGGAAGGTAG
- the LOC141659309 gene encoding uncharacterized protein LOC141659309 isoform X1 yields MKEVTYNHLLLKNFPTLQYDGGVGNQNHMSITNSQCTHGRCPVSFSKSCLECDKLETPNVSNVTHTNVKAATSNTLGYLYSTPISKLPGKSRSTIGATPPRVPFSDMTNKCPTDESKLGYLYSTPILKLSGISTSSVVETPPRVPLSDMTNKCPTPKSKLGVPPFRATLADKTQGVEFSTSTYGTRQTRFNYSHIHSSVESNNVRRFAANKRNPSDPTTSCTEADVPGMFSRIHASSEFLPSTQLFEDTNVHVDYDSIEVSTIPELQSEDSELFWDDDSKSEEMNWMADDDPQTEFVITSVPEGYSSLGPPTEFCRKCKVIMWKEERTNKNVEKGTPTFGICCGQGQIKLPSIPPTLSYLKQLYNHPNKSKTFKRNFVYIMPCLHLPPWVGR; encoded by the exons ATGAAAGAG GTCACTTACAACCATTTGCTATTAAAGAATTTTCCAACACTTCAATATGATGGAG GTGTTGGTAATCAGAACCATATGTCCATAACAAATTCTCAATGTACTCATGGAAGATGCCCTGTTTCTTTTTCAAAATCTTGCCTCGAGTGTGACAAATTGGAGACTCCGAATGTTAGTAATGTAACACATACCAATGTCAAAGCAGCTACATCAAATACTCTAG GTTACTTATATTCAACTCCTATTTCAAAGTTACCGGGAAAATCAAGATCAACGATTGGAGCGACACCTCCTAGAGTACCCTTTTCTGACATGACAAACAAATGTCCAACTGACGAATCTAAGCTTG GTTACTTATATTCAACTCCTATTTTAAAGTTGTCGGGAATATCAACATCATCGGTTGTAGAGACGCCTCCTAGAGTACCTCTTTCCGACATGACAAATAAATGTCCAACTCCAAAATCTAAGCTTG GCGTTCCTCCTTTTCGTGCGACTTTGGCTGACAAAACACAAG GTGTTGAATTTTCAACCTCTACTTATGGTACCAGGCAGACACGTTTTAACTACTCCCATATACACTCGAGTGTTGAGTCTAATAATGTTCGTCGCTTTGCCGCTAATAAGAGAAATCCGTCCGATCCTACAACAAGTTGTACAGAAG CAGATGTACCAGGAATGTTTTCCAGGATTCATGCATCTTCTGAGTTCCTTCCATCCACCCAGCTATTTGAAGATACCAATGTACATGTGGATTATGATTCTATAG AAGTGTCGACCATACCTGAGCTGCAGTCAGAGGATAGTGAGTTATTTTGGGATGATG ACTCTAAGAGTGAGGAAATGAATTGGATGGCTGATGACGACCCACAAACTGAATTTGTTATTACTTCTG TTCCCGAGGGGTATTCTTCTTTGGGTCCTCCGACTGAATTTTGTAGGAAATGCAAAGTTATCATGTGGAAGGAGGAGAGGACAAACAAGAATGTTGAGAAAGGGACACCTACTTTTGGTATTTGCTGCGGTCAAGGTCAGATAAAGCTTCCTTCTATACCTCCTACTCTGTCTTACCTAAAGCAGTTGTATAATCATCCCAACAAGAGTAAAACATTCAAAAGGAATTTCGTCTATATAATGCCATGTTTGCATTTACCTCCATGGGTGGGAAGGTAG
- the LOC141724845 gene encoding uncharacterized protein LOC141724845, with protein sequence MEVLQCFNVGTKVDWVFKEDEMEDRVGLEEVTFKRLFRAFKPCIDGFEHCMPVIHIDGTHIYGPYPGVLLSDVAVDGLSHILPLAFAIVESENVSSWGWFMDRLRRFIAGRRHGVTPPNPGHSGIVDAMQQMRWCEPLDHHRFCIRHLATNFATAYRRKGLKNRLVELASQVQEKKFEFIWKQLLIEEPRTEEWFEDKPLSKWSLTYDGGKRFGMMTTDHAESWNNAILDARKLPISFLVRALFLKTAEYFDERRL encoded by the exons ATGGAAGTGTTGCAATGTTTTAATGTTGGTACCAAGGTTGATTGGGTTTTTAAGGAGGATGAGATGGAAGATCGTGTTGGCTTAGAG GAAGTGACATTCAAGAGACTATTCCGGGCTTTTAAACCATGCATTGATGGGTTTGAGCATTGTATGCCTGTCATACATATAGATGGGACTCACATATACGGTCCATATCCGGGTGTATTATTGAGTGATGTGGCAGTTGATGGCTTAAGTCATATTCTTCCACTTGCATTTGCTATCGTTGAATCCGAGAATGTTTCTAGTTGGGGGTGGTTCATGGATAGATTGAGGAGATTTATTGCAGGTAGGAGACAtggtgtaacgcccccaaatccggg ACATTCTGGGATTGTTGATGCTATGCAACAGATGAGATGGTGCGAGCCCCTTGACCAtcacagattctgcattagacaTTTGGCTACAAACTTTGCTACTGCATATAGGAGAAAGGGATTGAAAAATAGGTTAGTTGAGTTGGCTTCTCAAGTGCAAGAGAAGAAATTTGAATTTATATGGAAACAATTGTTGATTGAGGAGCCTAGAACGGAGGAATGGTTTGAGGATAAACCATTAAGTAAATGGTCTTTAACATATGATGGAGGGAAACGGTTTGGCATGATGACCACCGACCATGCGGAAAGTTGGAACAACGCAATCCTTGATGCTAGAAAGCTTCCGATTAGTTTCTTGGTTAGAGCTCTATTTTTGAAGACGGCTGAGTATTTTGATGAAAGGCGGTTGTAA